The genomic window GTTTTCCTGGGACGCGCGCGAAATCAGCGCGGCAAGCCCCGCTGCATCCGCCCGTCCGCTGATTTCCTCGGCTGCCATTCTTCCGTCCCGGTTTGTCCTTAACGAAGTGAAGTCACGAGATAGTCATTCGTAACGAACTTGTCAGCCCGTCGCATCTCCATAACTCTATCGAGTATGAGGCGGATGTATAAGTCCGCCGATTCGCTGCCGAATGATTTCAGCCGTTGGAGATGCCCATGGGTATGATGAAGACCGAAGCCAGCCTCGATGATAAGGCGATCGTCGCCGCCGCCGAAAGGGCGCTCTCCGATATCGCCGCCATCCGTGGGGAAGTCTCGAAGGTGATCTTCGGTCAGGAAGGCGTGGTGGAGAATACCATTCTTGCGGTACTGTCAGGCGGCCACGCTCTGCTCGTCGGCGTTCCCGGCCTTGCCAAGACCCGGCTGGTGACGACGCTCGGCGAGGTGCTCGGTCTTGCCGCCAACCGCATCCAGTTCACGCCCGACCTGATGCCTTCGGATATTCTCGGCTCCGAGGTGATGGACCAGGACGACAGCGGCCGCCGTTCCTTCCGCTTCATCAAGGGCCCGGTCTTCGCCCAGCTTCTGATGGCCGACGAAATCAACCGCGCCTCGCCGCGCACGCAGTCGGCGCTGCTGCAGTCCATGCAGGAATATCACGTCACCATCGCCGGCCAGCGCTACGACCTGCCCGCACCCTTCCACGTGCTCGCCACCCAGAACCCGCTGGAGCAGGAAGGCACCTACCCCCTGCCCGAGGCCCAGCTCGACCGTTTCCTGCTGCAGGTCGACGTCAACTATCCCGAGCTTGCCGCCGAGCGCCAGATCCTGCTCGAGACGACCGGCTTGAGCGAAACCCGGCCCAAAGCGATCATCGATGCGCAGCGGCTGATCGAGATTCAGGCGCTGGTGCGCCAGATGCCGGTGAGCGACACGGTCGTCGACTCCATTCTTTCGCTGGTGCGCTCCGCCCGTCCCGGCCAGGGCAATGCTTCGACCGACAAGAACGTCGCCTGGGGTCCGGGCCCGCGCGCCGGCCAGGCGATGATGCTCTGCGCCCGTGCCCGTGCGCTCTACGAAGGCCGTCTCGCCCCGTCCCTCGACGATGTCTTCGCGCTCGCCGAACCCATTCTCCAGCACCGCATGGCGCTGACTTTCGCCGCCCGCGCCGAAGGCATGTCGGTGCGAGACGTCGTCGCCGGACTGGTCAGACAGGCAAAGGGATAAGGAAGCCGGACGCGTGGCATCTATCGGACAGATCGTCAACCCGACGTCAGGCAGCGATGCCCTTTCACGCGCCAGACAGCGGGCGGCCCTGATACCGGACTGCCTGGTGGAAGCAAAGCGCATCGCCAACACGGTGATTGCTGGCTGGCATGGCCGCCGCAAGCGCGGTATCGGCGAGAATTTCTGGCAGTTTCGCCCCTATGCCGAAGGCGAAAGCCTGTCGCGCATCGATTGGCGCCGCTCCGCCCGCGACGACCATACCTATGTGCGCGAGCGCGAATGGGAGGCGGCGCACACCATCTGGCTCTGGTGCGACATGTCGCCCTCGATGATGTACAAGTCGAGCTACGGCAGCGTCTCCAAGGAAAGCCGGGCGCTGGTCGTCATGCTGGCGTTGGCCGAGGTCCTTGCCCGCTCCGGCGAACGCATCGGCTGCCCCGGCATCATGGATCCCGTCTCCACCCGCAACGCCGCCGAACGGCTGGCGTCGGCGCTCATGCACACGCCTCTGACCGGCGGCCTGCCGGAAACGGCGATGATCCGCGGCTGGAGCGACCTCGTTCTCATCGGCGATTTCCTCGACGATGCGCAGGCGGTCATGGAGCGCCTCGGTCCGCTTGCCCGCCGCGGCCTGCGCGGCCATGTCGTCGAGATAGCAGATCCGGCCGAAGAGATATTTCCCTATAGCGGCCGCACCGAATTCACCGATCCGGAAACCGGCGCCAAGCTGATTTCCGGCCGCGCCGAACACATCCGCGAGGCCTATCGCAGCGCCTATCTCGCGCGCAGGGAGAGCCTCGGCCAGTCGCTGCGCCATCTCGGCTGGACATTTGCGACCCACCACACCGATCACCTCGCTTCGGAAGCACTGGTCGCCATACACATGTATCTCTCGGGCATGCCGGCCAAGGCGACGCATGGAGGGCAGCTATGAACGCCCTCCCCTTCGCTTTTGCCTATCCCGCCATTCTCGGCGCCCTTGTCGCGCTCCCCGTCATCTGGTGGCTGCTGCGGCTGACGCCGCCGCGCCCGAAGGCCGAGATCTTCCCGCCGCTGAAAATCCTCGCATCCGTTCTGAAGCGCGAGGAGACGCCGGCACAGAGCCCGTGGTGGCTGACGCTGCTGCGCATGCTGCTTGCCGCCACCATCATCCTTGCGATTGCCGATCCGGTCTTCAACCCGCGCAGCAGTTCGCTGGCATCAGGCGGCCCGCTCGTCCTCTTCGTCGACAACAGCTGGGCAGCGGCACCCGATTGGGAGCGTCGCGTCCAGACCGCCGGCGCGCTGATAGACGACGCCGAAGCCGCCGGCACGCCCGTATCGATCGCCTTCACCGCCGACCCGACCAACGACGCCGTGCCCGGCACCGCGGCTAGCGCCCGCGACAAGCTGCGCGCAGCCGAGCCCCGACCGCTGGTGCCCGATCGCGAGCGCGCCTTCCAGGCGTTGCGCGCCGCCCTGAACGGCACCAAGCCCGGCACCCTCGCCTTCCTCACCGACGGCGCAGCCGCCAAAGCCGGCGATGCCACGGTGCGCCAGCTCGCC from Rhizobium sp. Pop5 includes these protein-coding regions:
- a CDS encoding MoxR family ATPase; amino-acid sequence: MGMMKTEASLDDKAIVAAAERALSDIAAIRGEVSKVIFGQEGVVENTILAVLSGGHALLVGVPGLAKTRLVTTLGEVLGLAANRIQFTPDLMPSDILGSEVMDQDDSGRRSFRFIKGPVFAQLLMADEINRASPRTQSALLQSMQEYHVTIAGQRYDLPAPFHVLATQNPLEQEGTYPLPEAQLDRFLLQVDVNYPELAAERQILLETTGLSETRPKAIIDAQRLIEIQALVRQMPVSDTVVDSILSLVRSARPGQGNASTDKNVAWGPGPRAGQAMMLCARARALYEGRLAPSLDDVFALAEPILQHRMALTFAARAEGMSVRDVVAGLVRQAKG
- a CDS encoding DUF58 domain-containing protein, encoding MASIGQIVNPTSGSDALSRARQRAALIPDCLVEAKRIANTVIAGWHGRRKRGIGENFWQFRPYAEGESLSRIDWRRSARDDHTYVREREWEAAHTIWLWCDMSPSMMYKSSYGSVSKESRALVVMLALAEVLARSGERIGCPGIMDPVSTRNAAERLASALMHTPLTGGLPETAMIRGWSDLVLIGDFLDDAQAVMERLGPLARRGLRGHVVEIADPAEEIFPYSGRTEFTDPETGAKLISGRAEHIREAYRSAYLARRESLGQSLRHLGWTFATHHTDHLASEALVAIHMYLSGMPAKATHGGQL